The genomic window ACGACTTCTACGGGTTCCCGGAAGAGCTCTACGCGCTCACCTACCCCAGCCCCGGGGCCCCGGAGGAGGCCGAGGCCGTGACCCGGCTCGTGGGCCGCGCCCCGGTGCGTTGCGACCGGGAGTGGGGCCTGGACCACGGGGCCTGGTCGGTGCTGCGCCGCCTCTTCCCCGCGGCCGACGTACCGGTCTTCCAGCTCAGCCTCGACTACTCCTTCAACGACTGGCACCCCAAGCCGATCCAGTACCACTACGACCTGGCCCGGGAGCTCGGCGAGCTGCGCGAGCGCGGAGTGCTCGTGGTGGGGAGCGGCAACATCGTCCACAACCTGGCGGCCATCGACTTTCGCGAC from Thermodesulfobacteriota bacterium includes these protein-coding regions:
- a CDS encoding class III extradiol ring-cleavage dioxygenase, coding for DFYGFPEELYALTYPSPGAPEEAEAVTRLVGRAPVRCDREWGLDHGAWSVLRRLFPAADVPVFQLSLDYSFNDWHPKPIQYHYDLARELGELRERGVLVVGSGNIVHNLAAIDFRDMDAKPYPWAAEFDERAKESLLAGSHRDLIAFQNLGRGAPLAVPTLDHYLPMIYVLALQAPGEPLAFAHEGIQNASISMRCFQIG